The following are encoded in a window of Vicugna pacos chromosome 2, VicPac4, whole genome shotgun sequence genomic DNA:
- the RBM47 gene encoding RNA-binding protein 47 isoform X1 encodes MTAEDSTAAMSSDSAAASSAKVPEGVAGAPNEAALLALMERTGYSMVQENGQRKYGGPPPGWEGPHPQRGCEVFVGKIPRDVYEDELVPVFEAVGRIYELRLMMDFDGKNRGYAFVMYCHKNEAKRAVRELNNYEIRPGRLLGVCCSVDNCRLFIGGIPKMKKREEILEEIAKVTEGVLDVIVYASAADKMKNRGFAFVEYESHRAAAMARRKLMPGRIQLWGHQIAVDWAEPEIDVDEDVMETVKILYVRNLMIETTEDTIKKSFGQFNPGCVERVKKIRDYAFVHFASREDAVHAMNNLNGTELEGSCLEVTLAKPVDKEQYSRYQKAAKGGGAAEAAVVPQPSYVYSCDPYTLAYYGYPYNTLIGPNRDYFVKAGSIRGRGRGAAGNRAPGPRGSYLGGYSAGRGIYSRYHEGKGKQQEKGYELVPNLEISAVNPVAIKPGAVAIPAIGAQYSMFQAAPAPKMMEDGKIHTMEHMISPIAVQPDPASAAAAAAAAAVIPAVSTPPPFQGRPITPVYTVAPNVQRIPTAGIYGASYVPFAAPATATIATLQKNAAAAAAVYGGYAGYIPQAFPAAAIQVPIHDVYQTY; translated from the exons ATGACCGCAGAGGATTCCACCGCAGCCATGAGCAGCGACTCCGCCGCCGCGTCCTCGGCCAAGGTGCCCGAGGGCGTGGCGGGCGCGCCCAACGAGGCGGCGCTGCTGGCGCTGATGGAGCGCACGGGCTACAGCATGGTGCAGGAGAACGGGCAGCGCAAGTACGGCGGCCCGCCGCCCGGCTGGGAGGGCCCGCACCCGCAGCGCGGCTGCGAGGTCTTCGTGGGCAAGATCCCGCGCGACGTGTACGAGGACGAGCTGGTGCCTGTGTTCGAGGCGGTGGGCCGCATCTACGAGCTGCGCCTCATGATGGACTTCGACGGCAAGAACCGCGGCTACGCCTTCGTCATGTACTGCCACAAGAACGAGGCCAAGCGCGCCGTGCGCGAGCTCAACAACTACGAGATCCGCCCCGGCCGCCTGCTCGGCGTCTGCTGCAGCGTCGACAACTGCCGCCTCTTCATCGGCGGCATCCCCAAGATGAAGAAGCGTGAGGAGATCCTGGAGGAGATCGCTAAGGTCACGGAGGGCGTGCTCGACGTGATCGTCTACGCCAGCGCGGCCGACAAGATGAAGAACCGCGGCTTCGCCTTCGTGGAGTACGAGAGCCACCGCGCCGCCGCCATGGCGCGCCGCAAGCTCATGCCCGGCCGCATCCAGCTGTGGGGCCACCAGATCGCCGTGGACTGGGCCGAGCCCGAGATCGACGTGGACGAGGACGTGATGGAGACCGTGAAGATCCTCTACGTGCGCAACCTCATGATCGAGACCACCGAGGACACCATCAAAAAGAGCTTTGGCCAGTTCAACCCGGGCTGCGTGGAGCGCGTCAAGAAGATCCGCGACTACGCCTTCGTGCACTTCGCCAGCCGCGAGGACGCCGTGCACGCCATGAACAACCTCAACGGCACCGAGCTGGAGGGCTCGTGCCTCGAGGTGACGCTGGCCAAGCCCGTGGACAAGGAACAGTACTCCCGCTACCAGAAGGCGGCCAAGGGCGGCGgcgcggcggaggcggcggtggTGCCGCAGCCTAGCTACGTGTACTCCTGTGACCCCTACACGCTGGCCTATTACGGCTACCCCTACAACACGCTCATCGGGCCCAACAGGGACTACTTCGTGAAAG CAGGCAGCATAAGAGGCCGGGGTCGAGGTGCGGCTGGCAACAGAGCCCCGGGGCCCAGGGGTTCCTACCTTGGGGGATATTCTGCTGGCCGCGGTATATATAGCCGATAtcatgaaggaaaaggaaaacaacaagaaaaaggaTACGAACTTGTACCGAATTTGGAAATCTCTGCCGTCAATCCAGTAGCCATTAAACCTGGTGCAG TGGCCATCCCTGCCATCGGGGCCCAGTATTCCATGTTTCAGGCTGCTCCAGCTCCTAAAATGATGGAAGATGGCAAAATCCACACAATGGAGCACATGATCAGCCCCATCGCTGTGCAGCCCGACCCAGCCAGCGCCGCCGCAGCTGCGGCCGCCGCCGCGGTCATTCCTGCTGTGTCCACGCCACCGCCTTTCCAG GGCCGCCCAATAACTCCAGTGTACACGGTGGCCCCAAACGTTCAGAGAATTCCCACCGCCGGGATCTACGGGGCCAGTTACGTGCCCTTTGCTGCTCCGGCCACCGCCACGATCGCCACACTACAGAAGAAcgcggcggccgccgccgccgtgtACGGGGGCTACGCGGGCTACATACCTCAGGCCTTCCCGGCCGCTGCGATCCAGGTGCCCATCCACGACGTGTACCAGACGTACTGa
- the RBM47 gene encoding RNA-binding protein 47 isoform X2, whose product MTAEDSTAAMSSDSAAASSAKVPEGVAGAPNEAALLALMERTGYSMVQENGQRKYGGPPPGWEGPHPQRGCEVFVGKIPRDVYEDELVPVFEAVGRIYELRLMMDFDGKNRGYAFVMYCHKNEAKRAVRELNNYEIRPGRLLGVCCSVDNCRLFIGGIPKMKKREEILEEIAKVTEGVLDVIVYASAADKMKNRGFAFVEYESHRAAAMARRKLMPGRIQLWGHQIAVDWAEPEIDVDEDVMETVKILYVRNLMIETTEDTIKKSFGQFNPGCVERVKKIRDYAFVHFASREDAVHAMNNLNGTELEGSCLEVTLAKPVDKEQYSRYQKAAKGGGAAEAAVVPQPSYVYSCDPYTLAYYGYPYNTLIGPNRDYFVKGSIRGRGRGAAGNRAPGPRGSYLGGYSAGRGIYSRYHEGKGKQQEKGYELVPNLEISAVNPVAIKPGAVAIPAIGAQYSMFQAAPAPKMMEDGKIHTMEHMISPIAVQPDPASAAAAAAAAAVIPAVSTPPPFQGRPITPVYTVAPNVQRIPTAGIYGASYVPFAAPATATIATLQKNAAAAAAVYGGYAGYIPQAFPAAAIQVPIHDVYQTY is encoded by the exons ATGACCGCAGAGGATTCCACCGCAGCCATGAGCAGCGACTCCGCCGCCGCGTCCTCGGCCAAGGTGCCCGAGGGCGTGGCGGGCGCGCCCAACGAGGCGGCGCTGCTGGCGCTGATGGAGCGCACGGGCTACAGCATGGTGCAGGAGAACGGGCAGCGCAAGTACGGCGGCCCGCCGCCCGGCTGGGAGGGCCCGCACCCGCAGCGCGGCTGCGAGGTCTTCGTGGGCAAGATCCCGCGCGACGTGTACGAGGACGAGCTGGTGCCTGTGTTCGAGGCGGTGGGCCGCATCTACGAGCTGCGCCTCATGATGGACTTCGACGGCAAGAACCGCGGCTACGCCTTCGTCATGTACTGCCACAAGAACGAGGCCAAGCGCGCCGTGCGCGAGCTCAACAACTACGAGATCCGCCCCGGCCGCCTGCTCGGCGTCTGCTGCAGCGTCGACAACTGCCGCCTCTTCATCGGCGGCATCCCCAAGATGAAGAAGCGTGAGGAGATCCTGGAGGAGATCGCTAAGGTCACGGAGGGCGTGCTCGACGTGATCGTCTACGCCAGCGCGGCCGACAAGATGAAGAACCGCGGCTTCGCCTTCGTGGAGTACGAGAGCCACCGCGCCGCCGCCATGGCGCGCCGCAAGCTCATGCCCGGCCGCATCCAGCTGTGGGGCCACCAGATCGCCGTGGACTGGGCCGAGCCCGAGATCGACGTGGACGAGGACGTGATGGAGACCGTGAAGATCCTCTACGTGCGCAACCTCATGATCGAGACCACCGAGGACACCATCAAAAAGAGCTTTGGCCAGTTCAACCCGGGCTGCGTGGAGCGCGTCAAGAAGATCCGCGACTACGCCTTCGTGCACTTCGCCAGCCGCGAGGACGCCGTGCACGCCATGAACAACCTCAACGGCACCGAGCTGGAGGGCTCGTGCCTCGAGGTGACGCTGGCCAAGCCCGTGGACAAGGAACAGTACTCCCGCTACCAGAAGGCGGCCAAGGGCGGCGgcgcggcggaggcggcggtggTGCCGCAGCCTAGCTACGTGTACTCCTGTGACCCCTACACGCTGGCCTATTACGGCTACCCCTACAACACGCTCATCGGGCCCAACAGGGACTACTTCGTGAAAG GCAGCATAAGAGGCCGGGGTCGAGGTGCGGCTGGCAACAGAGCCCCGGGGCCCAGGGGTTCCTACCTTGGGGGATATTCTGCTGGCCGCGGTATATATAGCCGATAtcatgaaggaaaaggaaaacaacaagaaaaaggaTACGAACTTGTACCGAATTTGGAAATCTCTGCCGTCAATCCAGTAGCCATTAAACCTGGTGCAG TGGCCATCCCTGCCATCGGGGCCCAGTATTCCATGTTTCAGGCTGCTCCAGCTCCTAAAATGATGGAAGATGGCAAAATCCACACAATGGAGCACATGATCAGCCCCATCGCTGTGCAGCCCGACCCAGCCAGCGCCGCCGCAGCTGCGGCCGCCGCCGCGGTCATTCCTGCTGTGTCCACGCCACCGCCTTTCCAG GGCCGCCCAATAACTCCAGTGTACACGGTGGCCCCAAACGTTCAGAGAATTCCCACCGCCGGGATCTACGGGGCCAGTTACGTGCCCTTTGCTGCTCCGGCCACCGCCACGATCGCCACACTACAGAAGAAcgcggcggccgccgccgccgtgtACGGGGGCTACGCGGGCTACATACCTCAGGCCTTCCCGGCCGCTGCGATCCAGGTGCCCATCCACGACGTGTACCAGACGTACTGa